In Flavobacteriaceae bacterium, the following proteins share a genomic window:
- the ytxJ gene encoding bacillithiol system redox-active protein YtxJ — protein sequence MGLLNKIFKGSEPREEKTLPWIPLNTVPQLNYIEKKSKTKTQVIFKHSTRCGISRMVIKQFVDSFDLTEEDLDLYYLDLLSYRDVSDEVGYKFQVMHQSPQMLIIKNGTTVANASHGAINQIDLNKFI from the coding sequence ATGGGATTATTAAATAAAATATTTAAAGGATCAGAACCTCGAGAAGAAAAAACACTGCCTTGGATTCCTTTAAACACAGTACCTCAATTAAATTATATAGAGAAAAAATCTAAAACTAAAACACAAGTTATTTTTAAGCATTCTACACGTTGTGGAATTAGCAGAATGGTAATTAAACAGTTTGTTGATAGTTTTGATTTAACTGAAGAAGATTTAGACCTATATTACTTAGATTTATTAAGTTATAGGGATGTTTCTGATGAGGTAGGATATAAATTTCAAGTAATGCATCAATCTCCTCAAATGTTAATTATAAAAAATGGAACAACCGTTGCAAATGCATCTCATGGAGCTATTAATCAAATTGATTTAAATAAATTTATTTAG
- the clpB gene encoding ATP-dependent chaperone ClpB: MNFNNYTIKSQEAIQLSQQLTQSFEHQQIENEHLFKAIFEIDKNVLPFILKRLNINASILQQVLNKELTHFPKVSEADIVLSQNTGKTINEASIIAKKMNDEFVSIEHLILAIFKSKSKIAQILKDQGVTEKKLTSAITELRKGERVTSQSQENTYNALEKYAKNLNQLAKNGKLDPVIGRDEEIRRILQILSRRTKNNPILVGEPGTGKTAIAEGLAHRIIDGDIPENLKDKQIFALDMGALIAGAKFKGEFEERLKSVIKEVTTSDGDVVLFIDEIHTLVGAGGGEGAMDAANILKPALARGELRAIGATTLDEYQKYFEKDKALERRFQKVIVDEPDNESAISILRGIKEKYETHHKVRIKDDAIIGAVELSSRYITNRFLPDKAIDLMDEAASKLRMEINSKPEELDVLDRKVMQLEIEIEAIKREQDELKLKSLKSELANLKEERNTINAKWKNEKEVVDNIQNTKQIIENYKLEAERAERDGDYGKVAELRYGKIKDAQVQLEIFQKQLQEQQNTLIKEEVTYDDIAEVVAKWTGIPVSKMVQSEREKLLKLENELHKRVIGQEEAIIAVSDAVRRSRAGLQNPGKPIGSFLFLGTTGIGKTELAKALANYLFDDENAMTRIDMSEYQERHSISRLVGAPPGYVGYDEGGQLTEAVRRKPYSVVLLDEIEKAHPDTFNILLQVLDEGRLTDNKGRIADFKNTIIIMTSNIGSQIIQERFETLKDIDTATESAKLDVLGLLKQSVRPEFLNRIDDIVMFKPLSRKDIIDIVGLQLKNVTKMIAKQGITFDATEQAIAYLADKGYEPEYGARPVKRVIQKQVLNALSKEMLAGKITTDSIILLDAFDDKLVFRNQNDLVAEEF, from the coding sequence ATGAACTTTAACAACTATACTATAAAATCACAAGAAGCTATACAATTATCACAACAGTTGACACAGAGCTTCGAACATCAACAAATAGAAAACGAGCATCTATTTAAGGCAATCTTTGAGATAGATAAAAACGTTTTGCCATTTATTTTAAAAAGATTAAACATTAATGCTTCTATACTTCAACAAGTATTAAATAAAGAGCTTACTCACTTTCCAAAAGTTTCTGAGGCAGATATTGTACTATCTCAAAATACAGGAAAAACAATAAATGAAGCATCAATTATTGCAAAAAAAATGAATGATGAGTTTGTGTCTATAGAACACTTAATTTTAGCAATTTTTAAATCTAAAAGTAAGATTGCTCAGATACTAAAAGATCAAGGTGTTACAGAAAAAAAATTAACCTCAGCTATTACCGAATTAAGAAAAGGCGAACGCGTCACTTCGCAATCTCAAGAGAATACTTATAATGCTTTAGAGAAATATGCTAAAAACTTAAATCAATTAGCTAAAAATGGAAAATTAGATCCAGTGATTGGTAGAGATGAAGAAATACGTCGTATCCTTCAAATTTTATCACGCCGCACTAAAAACAATCCAATTTTAGTTGGAGAACCTGGTACTGGTAAAACCGCTATAGCTGAAGGTTTAGCACATCGTATTATTGATGGCGATATCCCTGAAAATTTGAAAGACAAACAAATATTTGCCTTAGATATGGGGGCATTAATTGCTGGTGCAAAATTTAAAGGAGAATTTGAAGAACGTTTAAAAAGTGTTATCAAAGAAGTGACAACTAGCGATGGAGACGTAGTATTATTTATTGATGAAATCCATACACTTGTTGGTGCTGGAGGTGGTGAAGGTGCAATGGATGCAGCTAATATTTTAAAACCTGCTTTAGCAAGAGGTGAGCTTAGAGCCATAGGAGCAACAACATTAGACGAATATCAAAAATATTTTGAAAAAGATAAAGCATTAGAACGTCGTTTTCAAAAAGTAATAGTAGATGAGCCAGATAATGAAAGTGCTATTTCCATTTTAAGAGGCATTAAAGAAAAATACGAAACACATCATAAGGTTCGCATTAAGGATGACGCTATTATTGGAGCAGTAGAACTCTCCAGCAGATATATTACTAATAGGTTTTTACCAGACAAAGCTATCGATTTGATGGATGAAGCTGCATCAAAATTACGAATGGAGATTAACTCAAAACCAGAAGAGCTTGATGTTTTAGATAGAAAAGTAATGCAATTAGAAATTGAAATTGAAGCTATTAAACGCGAACAAGATGAATTAAAATTAAAATCACTTAAATCTGAACTTGCTAATCTAAAAGAAGAACGCAATACTATTAATGCTAAATGGAAAAATGAAAAAGAAGTTGTAGATAATATTCAAAACACAAAACAAATTATAGAGAATTATAAACTAGAAGCAGAACGTGCAGAACGTGATGGAGATTATGGTAAAGTAGCAGAATTAAGGTATGGTAAAATAAAAGATGCTCAGGTACAGCTTGAAATATTTCAAAAGCAATTACAAGAACAACAAAACACTTTAATAAAAGAAGAAGTTACTTATGATGATATTGCCGAAGTTGTTGCAAAATGGACTGGTATTCCAGTTAGTAAGATGGTGCAAAGTGAGCGAGAAAAATTATTAAAACTGGAAAACGAATTACATAAGCGTGTTATAGGGCAAGAAGAAGCTATTATTGCTGTAAGTGATGCAGTAAGACGTAGTCGAGCTGGATTACAAAATCCGGGTAAGCCTATCGGTTCGTTTTTATTTCTTGGAACTACTGGTATTGGAAAAACAGAACTAGCTAAGGCTTTAGCTAATTATTTGTTTGATGACGAAAATGCAATGACACGTATTGATATGAGTGAATATCAAGAACGTCATTCTATTAGTCGCTTGGTAGGAGCACCTCCAGGATACGTGGGCTATGATGAAGGTGGTCAATTAACTGAAGCTGTTCGTAGAAAACCTTATTCTGTTGTATTATTAGATGAGATTGAAAAGGCACACCCAGATACTTTTAATATTTTATTACAAGTATTAGATGAAGGGAGGCTAACAGATAATAAAGGAAGAATTGCTGATTTTAAAAACACTATTATTATCATGACATCTAATATAGGAAGTCAAATTATTCAGGAACGTTTCGAAACTTTAAAAGATATCGATACTGCTACTGAGTCTGCAAAACTAGATGTATTAGGATTATTAAAACAATCTGTGAGGCCAGAATTTTTAAATAGAATTGACGATATCGTAATGTTCAAACCTTTAAGTAGAAAAGATATTATTGACATTGTTGGGTTACAATTAAAAAATGTTACAAAAATGATTGCCAAACAAGGCATTACATTTGACGCTACAGAACAAGCTATTGCTTATTTAGCAGATAAAGGTTATGAGCCTGAATATGGTGCAAGACCTGTAAAACGTGTTATTCAAAAACAAGTTTTAAATGCATTAAGCAAAGAAATGTTAGCTGGAAAAATAACAACAGACAGCATTATTCTCTTAGATGCATTCGATGATAAATTAGTTTTTAGAAATCAAAATGATTTGGTTGCAGAAGAGTTTTAA
- a CDS encoding TetR/AcrR family transcriptional regulator, whose product MQTKAEQTKLFILETVAPIFNRNGYAATSMSDITKATGLTKGGIYGNFQNKETLAISAFKFTIKKLMKRIANHLELSDSPIQKLFLISDFYRNYYTYSKELGGCPVLNIGVDANNQNTLLLKNVKIIIEKIQDQIASIIENGIEAREISTEINAMQYAKRLDTMIQGAIFMTYTMDDEFYMKDTMNQIDQMIHNELKI is encoded by the coding sequence ATGCAAACAAAAGCAGAACAAACAAAATTATTTATTTTAGAAACTGTTGCTCCTATTTTTAATCGAAATGGTTATGCAGCAACTAGTATGAGTGATATTACCAAAGCTACAGGTTTAACAAAAGGTGGTATTTATGGGAATTTCCAAAATAAAGAAACACTTGCAATTTCGGCTTTTAAATTTACAATCAAAAAACTGATGAAGCGCATAGCAAACCATTTAGAGCTTAGCGATTCCCCTATTCAAAAATTATTTTTGATTTCAGATTTCTACAGAAATTACTATACTTACAGTAAAGAATTAGGGGGTTGCCCTGTTTTAAACATTGGTGTAGATGCAAATAATCAAAATACTTTATTGCTTAAAAATGTAAAAATTATAATTGAAAAAATTCAAGATCAGATCGCCTCTATAATAGAAAATGGAATTGAAGCTAGAGAAATTTCGACTGAAATAAACGCAATGCAATATGCAAAACGTCTAGATACAATGATTCAAGGTGCTATATTTATGACTTATACTATGGATGACGAATTTTATATGAAAGATACAATGAATCAAATTGATCAAATGATTCATAACGAATTGAAAATTTAA
- a CDS encoding acyl-CoA thioesterase yields the protein MKKVVNSKTKIRFQHCDPFNHLNNGNYIDYFMNHREDQLLEHYNIDIYKIAKKTGLSWVSNSNQIAYLKPAFLMETVLIESQLIHFNDSELKVEMRMFNEAKTQLKAVIWCGFVHFDLLKQSRAKHSDELSKLFKTIINPVNAISFEERLLEFKAMKIKI from the coding sequence ATGAAGAAAGTTGTTAATAGTAAAACCAAAATCAGATTTCAGCATTGTGATCCTTTTAACCATTTAAATAATGGAAATTATATTGATTATTTTATGAATCATCGTGAAGATCAATTATTAGAGCATTATAATATTGATATTTATAAAATAGCCAAAAAAACTGGATTGAGTTGGGTTTCTAATAGTAATCAAATTGCTTATTTAAAACCTGCCTTTTTAATGGAAACAGTTTTGATAGAATCACAACTCATACATTTTAACGACAGTGAGTTAAAAGTAGAAATGCGTATGTTTAATGAAGCCAAAACACAATTAAAAGCAGTTATTTGGTGCGGATTTGTTCATTTTGATTTATTAAAACAATCTAGAGCGAAACATTCTGACGAACTAAGTAAATTGTTCAAAACTATTATTAATCCAGTAAATGCAATTAGCTTTGAAGAGCGTCTTTTAGAATTTAAAGCTATGAAAATAAAAATTTAG
- a CDS encoding TraB/GumN family protein: protein MKKIFYFLALSISTFFSSQAQELDKALLWKISGNGLEKPSYLYGTIHITCDASLDNNVKKALDETSQLALEIDMDDPNMQTAMFGGINMKDGKTIKEMVSEEDYKLLNTLVTKNIGASIEAFNTMKPFFITASMYPKMIDCANFQSFEQALMQVTKAQGEGIVGLETIQDQLDVFDAIPYEEQVKDLLRSAKDDLANDKKLLKEMLALYADKDIVGLERLMNSDQETSTAKYKDIMLDNRNKNWISKIESLSKKQPTFFGVGAGHLPGKNGVITLLRDKGYTVTAVK, encoded by the coding sequence ATGAAAAAAATCTTTTACTTTTTAGCTCTAAGCATCTCTACATTTTTTAGTTCTCAAGCTCAAGAGTTGGATAAAGCGCTTCTTTGGAAAATCTCAGGAAACGGATTAGAAAAACCTTCTTATTTATATGGAACAATACATATAACTTGTGATGCTAGTTTAGATAATAATGTAAAAAAAGCATTAGATGAAACTTCACAATTAGCTTTAGAAATAGATATGGATGATCCTAACATGCAAACTGCAATGTTTGGAGGTATTAATATGAAAGACGGAAAAACTATTAAAGAAATGGTAAGTGAAGAAGACTATAAATTATTAAATACTTTAGTTACTAAAAACATTGGTGCCTCAATAGAGGCTTTTAATACTATGAAACCATTTTTTATAACAGCATCTATGTATCCTAAAATGATTGATTGTGCTAATTTTCAATCTTTTGAACAAGCATTAATGCAAGTTACAAAGGCACAAGGTGAAGGGATAGTAGGATTAGAAACCATACAAGATCAATTAGATGTTTTTGATGCTATTCCTTATGAAGAGCAAGTAAAAGATTTATTAAGGTCTGCTAAAGATGATTTAGCTAATGACAAAAAGCTTCTTAAAGAAATGCTTGCTTTATATGCTGATAAAGATATTGTTGGATTAGAAAGATTAATGAATAGTGATCAAGAAACCAGTACAGCAAAATACAAAGATATTATGTTAGATAATCGTAACAAGAACTGGATATCTAAAATTGAAAGTTTATCCAAAAAACAGCCTACATTTTTTGGTGTTGGTGCTGGTCATTTACCAGGTAAAAATGGAGTAATTACACTTTTAAGAGATAAGGGCTATACTGTAACTGCAGTTAAATAA
- a CDS encoding phosphoglycerate mutase, with protein sequence MRHLFIFTLIVLLATPAFSQQKENTETSTFYFIRHAEKDRSDAKNRNPNLIEKGLLRAAKWSKVLENVKFDNVYSTNYNRTKQTALPTAEKNNLEITLYDPRNIDGSAFIKNNKGKTVLVVGHSNTTPAFVNAVIGSKKYKNIDDSNNANLYIVTIFPNGNLSDTMLVID encoded by the coding sequence ATGAGGCATCTATTTATATTCACTTTAATTGTATTATTAGCAACACCAGCTTTCTCTCAACAAAAAGAAAATACTGAAACAAGTACATTTTATTTCATCCGTCATGCTGAAAAAGATAGAAGTGATGCCAAAAACAGAAACCCTAATCTTATTGAAAAAGGCTTATTGCGTGCAGCAAAATGGAGTAAAGTTTTAGAAAATGTAAAATTCGACAACGTATATTCTACAAATTACAACCGTACAAAACAAACTGCCCTCCCAACAGCAGAAAAAAATAATTTAGAGATTACTTTATACGACCCTAGAAATATAGATGGATCAGCTTTTATTAAAAACAATAAAGGAAAAACTGTTTTAGTTGTTGGACATAGTAATACTACTCCAGCCTTTGTAAATGCTGTTATTGGTAGTAAAAAATATAAAAATATTGATGATAGTAACAATGCTAATCTTTATATAGTTACTATTTTTCCAAATGGCAACTTATCAGATACTATGTTAGTGATTGATTAG
- a CDS encoding deoxyribose-phosphate aldolase translates to MKKLILLLTISLLVISCKNEVEPTAQNIIDKAILIAGGNKFNHFDMDFDFRKVHYKSIRNNGKFELQRIRKDSVNTIVDAVSNEGYKRLINNTVVAVPDSMVPRYTASVNSVHYFSVLPFGLNDAAVNKDYIGEISIKGNKYHKIKVTFDQDGGGEDFEDVFVYWVNTKTYKTDYIAYSYNEDDGLGLRFREAYNERIVEGIRVVDYNNYKPNDESVSVLDLDKMYEENEMKLLSKIELENVSVKLY, encoded by the coding sequence ATGAAAAAGCTTATTTTATTACTAACGATATCATTACTTGTAATCTCTTGTAAAAATGAAGTAGAACCTACTGCACAAAATATTATTGACAAAGCTATACTTATTGCTGGAGGAAATAAGTTTAATCATTTTGATATGGATTTTGACTTCAGAAAAGTACATTATAAATCTATTCGTAATAATGGTAAGTTTGAACTACAACGTATAAGAAAAGATTCAGTTAATACTATTGTTGATGCAGTATCTAACGAAGGTTATAAAAGATTAATCAATAATACCGTAGTGGCTGTTCCAGATAGTATGGTACCACGCTATACTGCTTCGGTAAATTCTGTGCACTATTTTTCGGTATTACCTTTTGGGTTAAATGACGCTGCAGTAAATAAAGATTATATAGGAGAAATAAGCATAAAAGGAAATAAATACCATAAAATTAAAGTGACTTTTGATCAAGATGGAGGAGGAGAAGATTTTGAAGATGTATTTGTATATTGGGTTAATACCAAAACTTATAAAACAGATTATATAGCATATTCTTATAATGAAGACGATGGTTTAGGCTTACGTTTTAGAGAAGCATATAATGAACGTATTGTAGAAGGTATTCGAGTTGTAGATTATAATAATTATAAGCCAAATGACGAATCTGTTTCTGTTTTAGATCTAGATAAAATGTATGAAGAAAATGAAATGAAGTTACTTTCTAAAATTGAATTAGAAAACGTTTCTGTAAAGCTTTATTAA
- the smpB gene encoding SsrA-binding protein SmpB: protein MQKNVNIQNKKARFEYELLDNYTAGIVLSGTEIKSIRQSKASITESFCEFNEQGELFVVNMSIEEYIYGTHYNHLPKATRKLLLNKKELRKLEKEVKNTGLTIVPLKLFINDKGFAKLNIALAKGKKLYDKRESLKDKDNKRNLDRIKKSFK from the coding sequence ATGCAAAAAAATGTTAACATACAAAACAAGAAAGCTCGTTTTGAGTATGAGTTATTAGATAATTACACTGCAGGTATTGTATTGTCTGGTACTGAAATTAAATCTATTAGACAAAGTAAAGCATCTATTACAGAGAGTTTTTGCGAGTTTAACGAGCAAGGAGAGCTTTTTGTAGTTAATATGTCCATTGAAGAGTACATTTATGGTACACATTATAATCATTTACCTAAAGCAACTCGAAAATTACTTCTTAATAAAAAAGAGCTTCGTAAATTAGAAAAAGAAGTAAAAAACACTGGGCTAACCATAGTACCTTTAAAATTATTTATCAATGACAAAGGATTTGCTAAACTTAATATTGCTTTAGCAAAAGGTAAAAAACTTTATGACAAGCGTGAATCTCTAAAAGATAAAGATAACAAGCGCAACTTAGATAGGATTAAGAAAAGTTTCAAATAG
- a CDS encoding protein-L-isoaspartate(D-aspartate) O-methyltransferase: MKDTFKHKGLRQQLINVIKTKGITDESVLNAIGKIPRHLFMDSGFLDHAYQDKAFPIGANQTISQPYTVAFQTELLQIKKGDKILEIGTGSGYQTAVLYELGAKIFSIERQQELFKKTSKFLPKLGYSAKKFIFGDGYKGLPEEAPFDGIIVTAGAPFVPKPLLSQLKIGGRLVIPVGNDVQVMTLFIRKDIKEFEKHELGEFRFVPLLEDKN; the protein is encoded by the coding sequence TTGAAAGATACATTTAAGCATAAAGGATTAAGACAACAACTAATAAATGTTATAAAAACAAAAGGAATAACTGATGAAAGTGTGTTAAATGCTATAGGGAAAATTCCTCGTCATTTATTTATGGATTCAGGGTTTTTAGATCATGCTTATCAAGATAAAGCATTCCCTATTGGAGCAAATCAAACGATATCTCAACCTTATACTGTTGCTTTTCAAACAGAATTACTTCAAATTAAAAAAGGCGACAAAATATTAGAAATAGGAACGGGTAGTGGTTATCAAACTGCAGTATTATATGAGCTTGGAGCAAAAATATTTTCAATTGAACGCCAACAGGAACTATTTAAAAAAACAAGCAAATTTTTACCTAAACTAGGATATTCAGCCAAGAAATTTATTTTTGGAGATGGCTATAAAGGGTTACCAGAAGAAGCACCTTTTGACGGTATTATTGTTACTGCTGGGGCACCATTTGTACCTAAACCATTATTATCCCAACTAAAAATAGGAGGTAGACTGGTAATCCCAGTTGGTAATGATGTTCAAGTAATGACTCTGTTTATCCGTAAGGATATTAAAGAATTTGAAAAACATGAATTAGGGGAATTTAGATTTGTACCTTTACTTGAAGATAAAAACTAA
- a CDS encoding gfo/Idh/MocA family oxidoreductase: protein MLKAGVLGAGHLGKIHLRLLNQSEKYELIGFYDADKENAKKVVDEFGYTYFNTIEGLINAVDVVDIVTPTLSHYDCAKQAIAKGKHIFIEKPITNTVEEAEEIRTLVASNKVKGQVGHVERFNPAFIAIKDDIESPMFIETHRLAEFNPRGTDVPVVLDLMIHDIDIILSVVKSKVKNISASGVSVISDTPDIANARIEFENGCVANLTASRISLKNMRKTRFFQKDAYISVDFLEKKCEVVKMKNAPKQAGDFDMILQNAEGVKKQIYFDNPEISSNNAILDELETFANAINNNTKPIVTLHDGTEALRVATMIINQF, encoded by the coding sequence ATGCTAAAAGCTGGTGTTCTTGGTGCTGGTCATCTAGGAAAAATTCATTTAAGACTTCTTAATCAATCAGAAAAATATGAGCTTATAGGCTTTTATGATGCAGATAAAGAAAATGCAAAAAAAGTAGTAGACGAATTTGGTTATACATATTTTAACACCATCGAGGGGCTTATTAATGCTGTAGATGTTGTAGATATTGTTACACCAACACTTTCTCATTATGATTGCGCAAAACAAGCCATAGCTAAAGGCAAACATATTTTTATTGAAAAACCAATAACAAATACTGTTGAAGAAGCAGAAGAAATTCGAACTTTAGTAGCTTCTAATAAAGTAAAAGGACAAGTAGGGCATGTTGAGCGATTTAATCCCGCGTTTATTGCTATTAAAGATGATATTGAATCTCCTATGTTTATCGAAACACATCGATTAGCTGAGTTTAATCCTCGAGGCACTGATGTTCCGGTAGTTTTAGATTTAATGATTCATGATATCGATATCATTTTAAGTGTTGTTAAATCTAAAGTTAAAAATATATCTGCAAGTGGTGTTTCAGTAATTAGTGACACTCCAGATATTGCGAATGCTAGAATTGAATTTGAAAATGGTTGTGTTGCTAATCTCACTGCGAGTCGCATTTCATTAAAAAATATGCGTAAAACAAGATTTTTTCAAAAAGATGCATATATATCAGTAGATTTTTTAGAAAAAAAATGTGAGGTTGTTAAAATGAAAAATGCACCCAAACAAGCAGGAGATTTTGATATGATCCTACAAAACGCTGAAGGAGTTAAAAAACAAATTTATTTCGACAATCCTGAAATATCGAGTAATAATGCCATCTTAGATGAGCTAGAAACTTTTGCAAACGCTATTAATAATAATACAAAACCAATTGTAACGCTTCATGATGGTACTGAAGCCTTAAGAGTAGCCACAATGATTATTAATCAGTTCTAA
- a CDS encoding 3-hydroxybutyryl-CoA dehydrogenase, translated as MKNVAVIGAGTMGNGIAHTFAQSGFKVQLIDISEQSLKRGIDTITKNLDRMVAKERITEADKVETLANITTYTDITSGVEYASLVVEAATENLDLKLKIFKQLDEACPEDTILATNTSSISITQIAAVTSRPKMVIGMHFMNPVPIMKLVEIIRGYNTSDEVTSIIMEMSKTLGKIPVEVNDYPGFVANRILMPMLNESIETLYNGVAGIQEIDTVMKLGMAHPMGPLQLADFIGLDVCLSILNVMYDGFKNPKYAPCPLLVNMVRAGKLGVKSGEGFYDYSESKKADKIASQFLK; from the coding sequence ATGAAAAACGTAGCTGTTATAGGTGCAGGAACAATGGGTAATGGAATTGCACATACTTTTGCTCAAAGTGGATTTAAAGTACAACTAATAGATATTAGCGAACAATCTCTTAAACGAGGTATAGATACTATCACTAAAAACTTGGATAGGATGGTTGCTAAAGAAAGGATAACTGAAGCAGACAAAGTAGAAACTTTAGCAAATATTACCACTTATACTGATATTACAAGCGGTGTTGAATATGCAAGCTTAGTTGTTGAAGCTGCTACCGAAAATTTAGATTTAAAACTAAAAATATTTAAGCAACTTGATGAAGCTTGTCCAGAAGACACTATTTTAGCTACAAATACTTCTTCAATTTCTATCACACAAATTGCTGCTGTGACCTCTCGCCCAAAAATGGTTATTGGGATGCATTTTATGAACCCTGTGCCAATTATGAAATTAGTTGAGATCATTCGTGGATATAACACTAGTGATGAAGTAACAAGTATTATTATGGAAATGTCTAAAACTTTAGGGAAAATTCCAGTAGAAGTAAATGATTATCCAGGTTTTGTAGCCAATCGAATTTTAATGCCAATGCTTAATGAATCTATTGAAACTTTATATAACGGTGTAGCTGGAATACAAGAAATAGATACCGTTATGAAGTTAGGAATGGCACATCCAATGGGGCCATTGCAACTTGCTGATTTTATTGGATTAGATGTGTGTTTATCTATACTTAACGTAATGTATGATGGATTCAAAAACCCTAAATATGCTCCTTGTCCATTATTAGTAAATATGGTAAGAGCTGGCAAGTTAGGTGTGAAATCTGGGGAAGGATTTTATGATTATTCAGAAAGCAAAAAGGCAGATAAAATTGCTTCTCAGTTTTTAAAATAA
- a CDS encoding DUF1015 domain-containing protein, translating into MAKVIPFKAIRPTRDKVSLVASRSYQSYTQAEREARLDYNPYSFLHIVNPGYKYDREVSGKDRYNLVRNRYLEFKEDEIFVQDETSCYYVYKIVNRDGYILSGIIAAASAEDYENNIIKKHEDTIEYREHIFKDYLKTVGFNAEPVLLTHPDNNTISSIISDTQKHRAEFEFTTTYRDTHYLWLIDDIDIINKLEKEFKSIETLYIADGHHRSASSHLLFKEDNTKESSKYFMSYLISESDLRIYEFNRIVKDLNNLSKEEFLIQLDTMYRIENRGAELYKPSKKHHFSMYLDGEFYSLYLRHSEYEFNSSLDALDTQILYKTILDPILGITDLRNDTRIEYSHGKNDLVSIKTKVDSGEFTVGFGLLPITIDELKQIADDELTMPPKSTYIEPKLRSGITIYEF; encoded by the coding sequence ATGGCTAAAGTAATTCCGTTTAAAGCAATTCGACCTACACGAGATAAAGTGAGTTTAGTTGCGTCTCGCTCTTATCAAAGCTATACTCAAGCCGAAAGAGAAGCTCGATTGGATTACAATCCATATTCATTTTTGCACATTGTTAATCCAGGTTATAAATACGATAGAGAGGTTAGTGGAAAAGATCGTTATAATTTAGTTAGAAATCGATACTTAGAATTTAAAGAAGATGAAATTTTCGTGCAAGATGAAACATCTTGCTATTATGTTTATAAAATTGTAAATCGTGATGGATATATATTATCTGGCATTATAGCTGCAGCAAGTGCAGAAGATTATGAAAACAATATCATAAAAAAACACGAAGACACTATTGAGTATCGTGAGCATATTTTTAAAGATTATCTAAAAACTGTTGGGTTTAATGCTGAACCTGTATTATTAACTCATCCTGATAATAACACTATTAGCAGTATTATTTCTGATACTCAAAAGCATCGTGCAGAGTTCGAATTTACCACTACATATAGAGACACTCATTATTTATGGCTTATCGATGATATTGACATCATAAACAAGCTTGAAAAAGAATTTAAATCTATTGAAACACTTTATATAGCAGATGGTCATCACCGTTCTGCTTCATCTCATTTATTATTTAAAGAAGATAATACTAAAGAATCTTCTAAATATTTTATGAGCTATTTAATTTCTGAGTCTGATTTACGTATTTATGAATTTAATCGAATAGTAAAAGACTTAAATAATTTAAGTAAAGAAGAGTTTTTAATACAATTAGATACGATGTATCGTATTGAAAATAGAGGTGCTGAATTATATAAACCTTCTAAAAAGCATCATTTTAGCATGTATTTAGATGGTGAGTTTTATTCTCTATATTTAAGGCACTCTGAATATGAATTTAATTCATCTCTGGATGCTTTAGATACACAGATTTTATATAAAACAATTTTGGATCCTATTTTAGGAATTACAGATTTACGTAACGATACTCGTATTGAATATTCACATGGTAAAAATGATTTGGTATCTATAAAAACAAAAGTAGATAGTGGGGAATTTACAGTTGGGTTCGGATTATTACCTATCACTATCGATGAATTAAAACAAATTGCAGATGATGAATTAACAATGCCACCAAAAAGTACTTATATCGAGCCTAAACTTAGAAGTGGTATTACTATTTATGAATTTTAA